From a single Pirellulaceae bacterium genomic region:
- a CDS encoding DUF1254 domain-containing protein, which produces MAQQPPAKYKMTTEIPRGIAIPDEVETRLGKLKFFDGFPDDSTVEKLYDNLDFQRAVQAYLLGLAPVSQLANRKGIAELGQINLTVPIFEDRMDSKSLFLTPNNNTPYTWFWLDLREGPLVLEVPPNVLGLMNDMWYSFVTDIGLVGPDKGKGGKYLILPPGYTENVPPGYLVVRPATFSVWVPWRSFLVDGDPKPGVDLVEKHTKIYRLKDAANPPQLNFVHVSGKAFSTLAPADYPFWEYLNQIVQEEPTDSVDPVTLGLYASIGIQKGKPFEPDARMKKILTEAAVVGDATARAMNYRLRIKESYYYPNSAWRSGFYGGYKFEQDGARVLDAYSAFFFYATGVTPAMDSKTVGAGSQYMAAFVDANGRALDGGKNYKLHLPPNIPVKQFWSVILYDNQTRSMLQTDQRWPAVTSQNEKVLVNADGSVDLYFGPKAPAGKENNWVQTVPGKGWNTLLRLYGPLQPWFDKTWRPGEIELQQ; this is translated from the coding sequence ATGGCACAACAGCCTCCTGCCAAATACAAGATGACAACTGAGATTCCGAGGGGGATCGCAATTCCTGACGAGGTGGAAACGCGGTTGGGGAAGCTCAAGTTCTTTGATGGGTTCCCCGACGACTCGACCGTCGAAAAGCTCTATGACAACCTCGACTTTCAGCGCGCCGTGCAGGCGTACCTGCTGGGACTCGCGCCAGTAAGTCAATTGGCCAATCGCAAGGGAATTGCTGAACTCGGACAGATCAATTTGACCGTGCCGATCTTCGAGGATCGCATGGACTCGAAATCGCTCTTCCTCACGCCCAACAACAACACACCGTACACGTGGTTCTGGCTCGATCTACGGGAAGGGCCGTTAGTGCTGGAAGTGCCGCCGAACGTTCTCGGTCTGATGAACGACATGTGGTACAGCTTTGTCACCGATATCGGCCTCGTCGGCCCCGACAAGGGAAAAGGCGGCAAATACCTGATCCTGCCCCCGGGCTATACCGAGAACGTGCCGCCCGGCTACTTAGTCGTGCGCCCTGCGACGTTCAGCGTCTGGGTACCGTGGCGATCCTTTCTCGTGGATGGCGATCCCAAACCGGGTGTGGATCTCGTGGAAAAGCACACGAAGATCTATCGGCTTAAAGACGCTGCCAATCCCCCGCAGCTAAATTTCGTTCATGTCTCCGGCAAGGCGTTCAGCACACTTGCGCCAGCGGACTATCCGTTTTGGGAGTATCTCAACCAAATCGTGCAGGAAGAACCGACCGATTCGGTCGATCCAGTCACACTTGGCCTGTACGCCTCGATCGGTATTCAGAAGGGCAAGCCATTTGAGCCTGATGCCCGCATGAAGAAAATTCTGACCGAGGCCGCCGTGGTCGGTGACGCCACCGCGCGTGCCATGAATTACCGCTTGCGAATTAAGGAGAGCTACTACTACCCGAACAGCGCATGGCGGTCCGGCTTCTATGGCGGCTATAAGTTCGAGCAGGACGGCGCGCGAGTTCTGGACGCCTATTCGGCGTTCTTCTTTTATGCCACCGGCGTGACGCCTGCGATGGATTCAAAGACTGTGGGAGCGGGGTCACAGTATATGGCCGCCTTCGTTGACGCCAACGGACGCGCTCTCGACGGCGGCAAGAACTACAAACTGCATCTGCCGCCCAATATCCCCGTTAAGCAGTTCTGGTCGGTGATCCTGTACGACAATCAGACGCGCTCCATGCTCCAGACCGATCAACGATGGCCAGCGGTCACCAGCCAGAATGAGAAGGTGTTGGTTAATGCGGACGGTTCGGTCGACTTGTACTTCGGGCCGAAGGCTCCCGCCGGGAAGGAAAACAACTGGGTGCAGACCGTCCCCGGCAAGGGCTGGAATACACTGCTGCGGCTCTATGGCCCGCTACAGCCTTGGTTCGACAAGACGTGGCGGCCAGGAGAGATCGAACTTCAACAGTAA
- a CDS encoding ASCH domain-containing protein, with product MKAISVKQPWANMIADGEKTIETRTWSTRYRGEILIVSSKEPDIPPAGYALAVATLVDCRPMSVLDEPAAQCRKTPKAIAWVLENVRRIKKPFPVQGELRVFEVDVTGLLDPAITDL from the coding sequence ATGAAAGCGATATCTGTAAAACAGCCTTGGGCGAACATGATTGCCGACGGTGAGAAGACTATCGAGACACGAACCTGGTCCACTCGCTATCGCGGTGAGATTCTAATTGTCTCTTCAAAGGAACCAGACATTCCTCCAGCGGGATATGCCCTAGCTGTGGCGACTCTTGTCGATTGTCGACCCATGTCCGTACTTGATGAACCCGCGGCGCAGTGTCGAAAAACTCCAAAAGCGATTGCATGGGTGTTGGAGAACGTCCGGCGGATCAAGAAGCCATTTCCGGTTCAGGGCGAACTGAGGGTGTTCGAGGTCGATGTAACAGGATTGCTGGACCCGGCAATCACTGATTTGTAA
- a CDS encoding endonuclease/exonuclease/phosphatase family protein encodes MRHLPRTLALALVVYFTHTVPCCYSDDGLKDGRLRVISYNVQFLPGPGAIANKRGKPDYRAQTIGQKMADYDIVGLCELFEDKPRDQVVAELQKSWKQEVNLIASPKVQPNRFTGGLAIMSRMPFLATNVHTYTQSSSPEKYGFLADGFATKGIVHARIALTSQKSEDQSVDVFMTHLEARESAIRPSQYLEFAEFVRRHASPQRPALLMGDFNTRGDTAEMENAQSAYNLMIGNFRSAQPDSQLIDLWPAVGRGAGGTSDQIKPDGGRRIDYIFLINPQAKHQQLEPLEATVNRFLDPRVEALSDHSAVECTLVWKQP; translated from the coding sequence ATGAGACACCTCCCCCGAACACTCGCCCTGGCGCTTGTTGTTTACTTCACGCACACCGTGCCGTGCTGCTACAGTGACGACGGACTGAAGGACGGGCGGCTGCGCGTCATCAGCTACAATGTGCAATTCCTGCCCGGCCCTGGTGCCATCGCCAACAAACGTGGCAAGCCGGACTATCGAGCACAGACGATCGGTCAGAAGATGGCAGACTACGACATCGTTGGGTTGTGTGAGCTGTTTGAAGACAAGCCGCGCGATCAAGTAGTAGCCGAATTGCAAAAGTCCTGGAAGCAAGAGGTCAACCTGATCGCCAGCCCGAAAGTACAACCCAACCGCTTCACCGGCGGGCTGGCCATCATGAGCCGAATGCCCTTCTTGGCAACCAACGTGCATACCTATACGCAGAGCAGCAGTCCTGAAAAGTATGGCTTCTTAGCCGATGGCTTTGCAACCAAAGGCATCGTGCATGCCCGCATCGCACTCACTTCCCAGAAGAGCGAAGATCAATCAGTGGACGTCTTCATGACCCACCTGGAAGCTCGGGAATCGGCCATTCGCCCCAGTCAGTATTTAGAGTTTGCCGAATTCGTACGGCGGCACGCGTCGCCGCAGCGGCCGGCGCTGTTGATGGGCGACTTCAATACGCGAGGCGACACCGCCGAAATGGAAAATGCACAATCGGCATATAACTTGATGATCGGGAATTTTCGCAGCGCGCAGCCTGACAGCCAATTGATTGACCTGTGGCCCGCCGTTGGTCGTGGTGCTGGGGGAACTTCGGATCAGATCAAGCCCGACGGTGGCCGCCGCATTGACTACATCTTTCTGATCAATCCTCAAGCCAAGCATCAGCAGCTAGAACCGTTGGAAGCTACCGTTAATCGTTTCCTGGATCCCAGGGTCGAAGCGTTGTCGGATCACTCTGCTGTCGAGTGTACTTTGGTTTGGAAGCAACCGTAG
- a CDS encoding VOC family protein, with protein MVAIYSRLRFVTVALALALCVPPNGLGAQPPGRRDARDARSQATIEPADYHHTRINTVDPTQSMQFYETIVNAQRISYRGSSNAVLVDRALILFNTVSQPPPWQLESGLYHIGWGCKDAVAEFEWLRKHQVEIETPPRALGQHKYLYAFGPSREFFEFYSGIPQPRFAHVHLITHDVGATAQWYMDNLGLRGPSRIPPRPSSPPDDFEPDPNNPLLTLRYMWMTELRTADDVRINIFAAPGHGSVNWWTHAPTPPETLLPSAGRALDHIAFSFRDIQPVRDRMQSNGVQIIDDIKLRTDFGFKSFYVLGPDHVTIEIVEEKPIPEGSWE; from the coding sequence ATGGTTGCCATTTACTCTCGGCTTCGATTCGTTACGGTAGCATTAGCATTAGCATTGTGCGTTCCGCCGAATGGTCTTGGCGCTCAACCGCCGGGGCGGAGGGATGCGCGCGATGCTCGGTCACAGGCGACCATCGAGCCGGCCGATTACCATCATACGCGCATCAATACGGTGGACCCCACCCAGAGCATGCAGTTTTATGAGACGATTGTGAATGCCCAACGAATTTCGTATCGCGGCAGCTCCAACGCGGTACTGGTCGACCGTGCTTTGATTCTGTTTAACACGGTTAGCCAACCACCGCCCTGGCAATTGGAAAGCGGCTTGTATCACATCGGCTGGGGATGCAAAGATGCGGTTGCCGAATTCGAATGGTTGAGAAAGCACCAAGTTGAAATCGAAACACCGCCCAGAGCCCTCGGACAACACAAGTACCTGTATGCCTTTGGGCCGAGTCGCGAGTTTTTCGAATTCTATTCGGGCATTCCTCAACCTCGATTTGCGCACGTGCATTTGATCACCCACGATGTAGGGGCAACCGCTCAGTGGTACATGGACAACCTTGGACTGCGTGGGCCCAGCCGGATTCCCCCTCGACCGTCTTCACCACCAGACGACTTTGAGCCAGACCCCAATAACCCGCTGCTCACGCTGCGCTACATGTGGATGACCGAGTTGCGCACAGCGGACGATGTGCGCATCAATATTTTCGCAGCGCCGGGCCACGGCAGCGTCAATTGGTGGACGCACGCTCCCACGCCACCAGAAACGCTGCTGCCCAGCGCTGGTCGAGCCCTCGATCACATTGCCTTTTCCTTCCGCGACATCCAGCCCGTGCGCGATCGCATGCAATCCAATGGCGTCCAGATCATTGATGACATCAAGCTTCGCACCGATTTTGGCTTCAAGAGTTTTTATGTCCTCGGCCCCGATCACGTCACCATCGAGATTGTCGAAGAAAAGCCTATTCCGGAAGGGAGCTGGGAG
- a CDS encoding DUF1330 domain-containing protein, with protein sequence MPAYVVFIREKTLDQSELEAYWEKVTATLQGRPFKVLAAYGKHLTLEGPDVEGVVIAEFPSVEEAQDWYDSPAYQDAAQHRHRGAVYRGVIVQGI encoded by the coding sequence ATGCCAGCTTATGTGGTGTTCATTCGTGAAAAAACGCTCGATCAATCCGAACTGGAAGCCTACTGGGAGAAAGTAACAGCGACACTGCAAGGTCGCCCGTTCAAAGTGCTAGCCGCCTATGGTAAGCATCTGACACTGGAAGGACCGGATGTCGAAGGCGTTGTGATTGCTGAATTCCCAAGCGTGGAAGAAGCCCAAGACTGGTATGATAGCCCGGCGTATCAAGATGCAGCCCAACACCGCCATCGCGGAGCTGTCTATCGTGGCGTGATTGTCCAGGGAATATGA
- a CDS encoding DUF2867 domain-containing protein yields the protein MQQPFTVLVTGGSGYVGGRLIPLLEQKGLRVRCLARRPEFLKARVSPTTEIFRGDVLQAETLLPALEGVQVAYYLVHSMGTAADFEEDDRQAALNFAAAARSAGVRRIIYLGGLGDESTNLSKHLRSRQEVGECLRTSGALVIEFRASIVIGSGSLSFELIRALVQKLPVMLCPRWVSTQAQPIAIEDLLSYLTLALDCPLEGSQVFEIGGPDRMSYGQIMQEYARQRGLRRWMIPVPFLSPRLSSLWLGLVTPVYARVGRKLIDSLQNATVVNDRRALMQFDCKPRGVREAIERALKNEDQELAATRWSDALSASGPLPPWGGTRFGTRLVDSRSLDAPIPPSNAFYPIQRIGGHTGWYFANFLWRIRGWMDLLVGGVGMRRGRRELDELRVGDTLDCWRVEAFEPERRLRLFAEMRLPGRAWLEFEVKPTAAGCQVRQTAEFDPVGLFGLAYWYGIYPLHEIVFAGMLREIVRQGMNSARVQMHSPSVTKQALWLVGLLLATWSAAALGGWATGSSVGSWYQELSKPQWHPPDWIFGPVWSALYCMMAVAAWLVWRRVGWLDARWPMFLYAAQLALNALWSVLFFGLRSPGLAMAEILLLWVAIAITTIQFASRSAWAGWLMVPYLLWTTFAAILNGTLWSMN from the coding sequence ATGCAGCAGCCATTTACGGTCTTGGTTACCGGCGGATCGGGATATGTCGGCGGACGCTTGATCCCGCTGTTGGAGCAGAAGGGCTTGCGAGTCCGGTGTTTGGCTCGACGGCCAGAATTCTTGAAAGCACGGGTGTCACCGACCACCGAAATTTTCCGTGGCGATGTACTGCAAGCGGAGACTTTATTGCCGGCGTTGGAGGGTGTGCAAGTAGCTTACTATCTGGTGCACTCGATGGGTACTGCGGCGGATTTTGAGGAGGATGACCGACAGGCCGCCTTGAATTTTGCCGCCGCCGCTCGAAGCGCCGGTGTCAGGAGAATCATCTATTTGGGAGGACTGGGAGATGAGTCTACCAATCTGTCGAAACATTTGCGAAGCCGACAGGAAGTTGGCGAATGCTTGCGTACTTCTGGGGCTTTGGTGATTGAGTTTCGAGCCTCGATCGTGATCGGTTCTGGGAGTTTATCGTTCGAGCTGATAAGGGCGTTAGTTCAAAAGCTGCCGGTGATGTTGTGTCCTCGATGGGTCTCTACGCAGGCTCAGCCGATCGCCATTGAGGATTTGCTTTCGTATTTGACTCTCGCTCTGGATTGCCCGCTTGAAGGTAGCCAAGTTTTTGAGATCGGCGGTCCGGATCGCATGTCTTATGGTCAAATCATGCAGGAATATGCTCGACAGCGTGGATTGCGACGCTGGATGATTCCCGTGCCATTTTTGTCTCCGCGGCTTTCTAGTCTGTGGCTAGGCTTGGTCACGCCTGTCTATGCACGAGTTGGACGAAAATTGATCGATAGCCTGCAAAACGCAACCGTGGTCAATGATCGGCGGGCGCTGATGCAATTCGATTGTAAGCCGCGAGGAGTCCGGGAGGCAATTGAGCGGGCTCTGAAAAATGAAGATCAAGAACTGGCTGCGACACGGTGGTCCGATGCGCTTTCTGCATCGGGGCCATTGCCACCCTGGGGTGGTACACGTTTCGGAACACGCTTGGTTGACTCTCGGTCACTGGACGCTCCCATTCCGCCTTCAAACGCTTTCTACCCCATCCAACGTATAGGCGGTCATACTGGCTGGTATTTTGCCAACTTTCTGTGGCGGATCCGTGGGTGGATGGATCTACTGGTAGGCGGTGTCGGGATGCGCCGTGGCAGGCGGGAATTAGACGAACTGCGAGTTGGAGATACGCTCGACTGCTGGCGGGTTGAGGCGTTTGAACCCGAGCGACGGTTGAGGCTGTTTGCCGAAATGCGACTTCCCGGTCGAGCGTGGCTGGAATTTGAAGTCAAGCCAACGGCAGCCGGTTGCCAAGTTCGTCAAACGGCCGAGTTCGATCCGGTCGGACTGTTCGGCCTAGCCTACTGGTACGGAATCTACCCGTTGCATGAGATAGTGTTCGCTGGCATGCTACGGGAAATTGTGCGTCAGGGCATGAACAGTGCGCGAGTCCAAATGCACTCGCCATCTGTCACCAAGCAGGCGCTCTGGTTAGTCGGTCTGCTTTTGGCTACCTGGAGTGCGGCAGCGTTAGGGGGTTGGGCAACCGGTAGTTCTGTGGGGAGTTGGTATCAAGAATTGTCAAAACCGCAGTGGCATCCGCCCGATTGGATTTTTGGCCCTGTCTGGTCAGCCTTGTACTGCATGATGGCCGTGGCGGCTTGGCTGGTCTGGCGGCGAGTTGGCTGGCTGGACGCACGGTGGCCAATGTTTCTGTACGCTGCGCAGTTAGCCCTAAACGCGCTGTGGTCTGTCTTGTTCTTCGGATTGAGAAGCCCAGGACTCGCCATGGCCGAGATTCTATTGCTGTGGGTGGCCATCGCCATTACCACCATCCAGTTTGCTAGCCGATCCGCTTGGGCCGGTTGGTTGATGGTCCCCTACCTGCTGTGGACGACTTTTGCGGCCATTCTCAATGGAACGTTGTGGAGCATGAATTGA
- a CDS encoding ImmA/IrrE family metallo-endopeptidase → MNIDQITLASRLKEARIAASLTQEQVAQELELPRTAIVQVEAGNRAVSTLELAKLAQLYGRSIAGFFADAPSAEEDVLVALFRAAQVEGQDLPWQTEVARYLEICRAGVELERLLDRPPHVGPPSYDLPLPRNVMEAVEQGNLVAEQERRRLSLGHNPIPDMSDLINSQNIWASGAELPEDMSGLFLNHSSIGLCILVNFGHPRARKRFSYAHEYAHALLDRQDAATVSREENRRKLPEVRANAFAAAFLLPRTGVWAFLNARFKAGPSLIEQTVYDPAAEQNAEEVRASRRAAPRSQVLTYEDIATLAHHFGVSYQAALFRLKSLSIVNEAEFTELRDKEQFGRQYLELLQVLEDLEGHDQRKPDREIVSQVVHLALEAYRREEISQGKLRDLSKLLNFSAKALVMLAEAA, encoded by the coding sequence ATGAACATCGACCAAATCACTCTCGCCTCCCGGCTGAAGGAGGCCCGCATTGCTGCGAGTCTCACGCAGGAGCAAGTTGCTCAGGAGCTGGAATTGCCGCGTACGGCGATTGTCCAGGTCGAAGCCGGGAATCGCGCCGTCAGCACTCTCGAACTGGCCAAACTCGCGCAGCTCTATGGGCGGTCAATCGCCGGTTTCTTTGCCGACGCACCCTCTGCAGAAGAGGATGTGCTGGTGGCCCTGTTCCGTGCTGCGCAGGTCGAGGGGCAAGACCTCCCTTGGCAAACCGAGGTCGCCCGCTACCTGGAAATCTGTCGCGCGGGGGTCGAACTGGAACGCCTGCTCGACCGACCGCCGCATGTCGGCCCGCCGTCCTACGACTTGCCGCTACCACGCAATGTCATGGAAGCGGTGGAGCAGGGCAATCTCGTCGCGGAACAGGAGCGACGGCGACTGTCTCTCGGTCACAACCCCATTCCCGACATGTCCGACCTGATCAACAGTCAGAACATCTGGGCTTCGGGCGCAGAACTCCCGGAAGATATGTCCGGCCTGTTCCTGAATCACTCCTCAATCGGGCTCTGCATCCTGGTCAACTTCGGCCATCCTCGCGCCCGGAAACGCTTCTCCTACGCCCACGAGTATGCTCATGCGCTGCTCGACCGTCAGGATGCGGCCACGGTCTCGCGTGAAGAAAACCGTCGCAAACTCCCTGAAGTCCGCGCCAATGCCTTCGCAGCGGCGTTCTTACTACCCCGCACCGGAGTCTGGGCGTTTCTCAACGCTCGCTTCAAGGCCGGACCGAGCCTCATCGAGCAGACGGTCTATGATCCAGCTGCCGAGCAGAACGCCGAAGAAGTCCGTGCCTCCCGTCGGGCCGCGCCACGCTCCCAGGTGCTGACCTACGAAGACATCGCCACTCTGGCCCATCACTTTGGCGTCAGCTATCAGGCCGCACTCTTTCGACTGAAGAGCTTGTCCATCGTCAACGAAGCCGAGTTCACCGAATTGCGGGACAAGGAGCAGTTTGGACGGCAGTATCTGGAGTTGCTACAAGTGCTGGAGGATCTCGAAGGGCATGACCAGCGCAAGCCGGATCGAGAAATTGTCAGTCAGGTAGTCCATCTGGCCCTGGAAGCCTACCGCAGGGAGGAAATCTCCCAGGGCAAATTGCGCGACCTCAGTAAACTCCTGAATTTCTCGGCGAAAGCGCTGGTCATGTTGGCGGAGGCCGCTTAG
- a CDS encoding serine/threonine-protein phosphatase: MLTGGTSTSSTLDSDQLQCMEVWGGNRGIERYFRLPGLEIWLYSRPYDEAASGGDVYYLSSCASGRITRLLLADVSGHGVAVSQCASRLRDLMRKHINRVSQQLFVAEINKDFTGLGEGNFATALVGTFFASTRSLQLSTAGHPHPILFRDKSCTWEICDPGSADTTELSDLPLGIVEGVEYCQSRLTLGPGDMLLAYTDGVTEMRLSNDRQLNSAGLLSLAQAMSGTAPAAFLSKLVERLRKSSSEPMGDDMTMLLLRADGTGTSWRNNLLAPFRLLRGARNKVTFRQT, from the coding sequence ATGTTAACAGGTGGAACATCGACCTCGTCAACGCTCGATTCCGACCAACTTCAGTGCATGGAAGTTTGGGGTGGGAATCGAGGGATCGAACGTTATTTCCGCTTGCCAGGACTGGAGATTTGGCTGTATTCCCGGCCTTACGATGAAGCTGCGAGTGGAGGTGATGTTTATTATCTCTCGTCTTGTGCTTCGGGGCGAATAACACGACTACTTCTGGCGGATGTCAGCGGTCATGGCGTGGCGGTTTCGCAATGCGCTAGCCGCTTACGGGATTTAATGCGCAAGCACATTAATCGCGTCAGTCAACAACTGTTTGTAGCCGAAATCAACAAGGATTTCACGGGATTAGGGGAAGGAAACTTTGCAACAGCCTTAGTGGGCACCTTTTTCGCCTCAACACGGTCCCTGCAACTCTCCACGGCAGGCCACCCCCACCCCATACTCTTCCGTGATAAGAGCTGTACCTGGGAGATTTGCGACCCAGGCTCAGCAGACACCACAGAATTGAGCGATCTGCCGCTTGGTATCGTGGAAGGCGTCGAGTACTGCCAATCTCGCCTGACGCTTGGCCCCGGAGACATGTTACTTGCCTATACCGACGGTGTCACGGAAATGCGGTTAAGCAACGATCGACAGTTAAACTCAGCGGGGCTTCTGTCACTGGCTCAGGCTATGAGCGGGACGGCTCCGGCGGCATTCTTATCAAAACTGGTCGAACGCTTGCGGAAGAGCTCCAGCGAGCCGATGGGAGACGATATGACTATGTTGCTTCTGCGAGCAGATGGAACCGGAACCAGTTGGCGGAACAACTTGCTGGCCCCGTTCCGGCTTTTACGTGGCGCTCGCAACAAAGTTACCTTTCGTCAGACGTAA
- a CDS encoding RNA polymerase sigma factor — protein MHNPFAEVIDESTDNDLIARAKSGNREALEKLVLRHQSWIYNIAVRMVFHAQDAEEVTQEVLIKAITRLSTFQGESQFRTWLYRITANHVLNMKRRGGETEAQTFSSYAAAINDTPNLDLPDPKSVPVDVPLLVEEAKISCTTGMLLCLDRKQRLIFTLGEIFGASDTVASEILEMTADNFRQSLSRARRELYQFMHGQCGLVNANNPCRCPKKTRGFIEAGHVDPGQLQFVPLHVQRISEAAEGIVRTIENTVNEQYAAIFREHPFLEPKNQFDCLRQLLDKGDFGTALQLN, from the coding sequence ATGCATAATCCCTTTGCCGAGGTTATCGATGAATCCACGGATAACGACCTGATCGCGCGGGCCAAGAGCGGCAACCGAGAGGCCTTGGAAAAGCTGGTCCTGCGACATCAATCGTGGATCTATAACATCGCAGTCCGCATGGTCTTTCACGCGCAGGATGCGGAAGAAGTCACGCAGGAAGTGCTGATCAAGGCCATCACCCGACTCAGCACGTTCCAGGGGGAAAGCCAGTTTCGCACCTGGCTCTACCGCATCACGGCCAACCACGTGCTGAACATGAAGCGGCGCGGCGGGGAAACCGAAGCCCAAACCTTTTCCAGCTACGCCGCCGCCATCAACGACACCCCCAACCTGGACCTGCCCGACCCGAAGTCCGTGCCGGTCGATGTGCCGCTGCTGGTTGAAGAAGCCAAAATCTCCTGTACTACGGGGATGTTGCTCTGCCTCGACCGCAAGCAACGGCTGATCTTCACGCTGGGCGAAATCTTCGGAGCCAGCGACACGGTCGCCAGCGAAATCCTGGAGATGACCGCCGACAATTTCCGGCAGAGCCTCTCTCGCGCCCGCCGCGAACTCTACCAGTTCATGCACGGCCAGTGCGGTCTGGTCAACGCAAACAACCCCTGTCGCTGCCCGAAGAAGACCAGGGGCTTTATCGAGGCGGGACATGTCGATCCCGGACAGCTGCAATTCGTCCCGCTGCATGTGCAACGCATCTCGGAAGCGGCAGAAGGTATCGTGCGGACCATCGAGAATACCGTGAATGAACAATACGCGGCGATTTTCCGCGAGCACCCCTTTCTCGAACCGAAGAATCAGTTCGACTGTCTGCGGCAACTGCTCGACAAAGGCGATTTCGGGACAGCGCTGCAACTCAATTGA
- a CDS encoding four helix bundle protein produces the protein MTFQFEKLLVYQKSLDFADEVCTATEQFSRGYGFLVDQLNRAALSISANIAEGNGRFTKADRKNFFIIARGSVQECVPLLELARRRSLLDETKHAELKSQLEEISKMLSGLISGLENRKI, from the coding sequence ATGACTTTCCAGTTCGAAAAGCTGCTGGTCTACCAAAAGTCCCTCGACTTCGCCGACGAAGTTTGCACCGCTACCGAGCAGTTCTCCCGCGGTTACGGTTTTCTCGTTGACCAACTCAACCGGGCTGCTCTTTCGATTTCCGCCAACATCGCTGAAGGCAACGGACGCTTCACGAAAGCTGACCGCAAGAACTTCTTCATCATCGCACGCGGATCGGTCCAAGAGTGTGTGCCGCTACTCGAGTTAGCTCGACGCCGCAGCTTGCTCGATGAAACTAAGCACGCCGAGTTGAAGTCGCAACTTGAGGAGATCTCCAAGATGCTCTCAGGGCTGATCAGCGGTTTGGAGAATCGAAAAATCTGA
- a CDS encoding glucose 1-dehydrogenase, whose product MMSKLQRKVALVTGASKGIGAGIARELAAVGAAVVVNYASDRTGAESVVNAITAGGGRAIAIQANVAKSADVAELFERAKETFGSLDILVNNAGVYRAMPVAELTEEEFHREIKVNLLGPLLVIRESLPHFGSDGGSIINIGSGASRSHPPGYSIYSASKAGLDAVTGVLAKELAPRKIRVNSVNPGATLSEGTKEAGLYGVDNDIEKHLVAMTPLGRMGTPRDIAKIVSFLASDDSGWLTGEVILASGGLR is encoded by the coding sequence GTGATGTCGAAATTGCAACGCAAAGTGGCTCTCGTAACGGGAGCGTCCAAGGGCATCGGAGCGGGAATTGCCAGGGAGCTTGCCGCTGTGGGTGCGGCAGTTGTGGTGAATTACGCGAGCGACCGAACCGGCGCGGAATCCGTCGTCAATGCGATTACCGCTGGAGGTGGCCGTGCCATCGCGATTCAGGCGAATGTCGCGAAGTCTGCCGATGTTGCCGAGCTTTTCGAGCGGGCGAAGGAAACCTTCGGCTCTCTCGACATTCTGGTCAATAATGCCGGCGTCTATCGGGCGATGCCTGTCGCGGAACTGACCGAGGAAGAGTTCCACCGCGAGATCAAAGTCAACCTGCTCGGGCCATTGCTGGTTATCCGCGAATCGCTCCCGCACTTCGGATCGGATGGCGGAAGCATCATCAATATCGGCTCCGGTGCCTCGCGCTCGCATCCGCCCGGATACTCGATCTACTCCGCCAGCAAAGCGGGCCTCGATGCCGTGACCGGCGTGCTGGCCAAAGAACTCGCCCCGCGAAAAATTCGCGTTAACTCCGTCAATCCCGGCGCCACGCTTAGCGAAGGGACGAAGGAGGCGGGACTGTACGGCGTCGATAATGACATAGAAAAGCACCTCGTCGCCATGACCCCTCTGGGCCGAATGGGTACGCCAAGAGACATCGCCAAAATTGTTTCGTTTCTCGCCTCGGATGACTCCGGCTGGTTGACCGGCGAAGTTATTCTTGCTTCCGGCGGTTTGCGATAA